A genomic segment from Xiphophorus maculatus strain JP 163 A chromosome 6, X_maculatus-5.0-male, whole genome shotgun sequence encodes:
- the eif2b5 gene encoding translation initiation factor eIF-2B subunit epsilon, with product MASKGGKQSRPSSGFTGRKGAGEQEEEEQPLQAVLVADSFNRRFFPVTKDQPRALLPLGNAAMIDYTLEFLTSTGVQETFVFCCWMASKIKAHLLKSKWCRPSSPNTIHIITSELYRSLGDVLRDVDAKSLVRSDFVLVYGDVVSNIDISQALQQHRHRRKMDKNISVMTMIFKESSPGHRSRCEEDDVVVAMDSKSQQILHYQKTQGIKKLHFPMNIFHCGSDEFEVRHDLLDSHISICSPQVAELFTDNFDYQTRDDFVRGILVNEEILGNQIHMHVTKDGYGVRVSNLLMYDSVSSDFVRRWFYPLTPESNFTDQEGRSCTYSRHNVYRGSGVSLGHGSQMVENILIGCDTSIGANCCISNSVIGDNCTIGDNVTLDHAYIWNDVHIASNVAIRQSVVCDKAKVKEGVTLNKQCVLAYNVVIGPNISLPEGTVVSMHHPDEEEDEDADEFLSDDAEVGQSKDKTKQKIFNPAEVGAEGKGYIWKAGGLDDAEEEELSQCLWGLVLNPDPESDSEDSEPDDPDDLMIPSPEMDDVKVFQMEVMGTLQRGLEENIGCDNLVLEINSLKYAYNISLKEVMQILTSVVLEYPFQQQGPNLTPSQYVALLLPLLKKWAPVFKNYVKRAQDHLDCLAAFEEHFLEQESHWPAMVKVLMSMYELEILEEEMILRWFSQGATTDASRRLRKNQGLQKFIHWLEEAEESSEEDGE from the exons ATGGCTAGTAAAGGGGGAAAACAGAGCCGCCCAAGCTCCGGCTTTACTGGGAGGAAAGGTGCCggggagcaggaggaggaggagcagccgCTGCAGGCCGTTTTAGTCGCTGACAGCTTTAACCGGAGGTTTTTCCCGGTGACCAAGGACCAGCCGCGG GCTCTGCTGCCGCTGGGAAACGCTGCTATGATCGACTACACCCTGGAGTTCCTCACCTCCACTGGCGTGCAGGAAACCTTTGTCTTCTGCTGCTGGATGGCCAGTAAAATCAAGGCCCACTTATT GAAGTCAAAGTGGTGTAGACCCTCCTCTCCTAACACGATCCACATCATCACATCAGAGCTGTACCGCTCCCTTGGTGACGTGCTCCGGGATGTTGATGCAAAGTCTCTGGTGCGCTctgactttgtgttggtttatggAGATGTGGTGTCCAACATCGACATTAGTCAGGCCCTGCAGCAGCACAG GCATCGGAGAAAGATGGACAAGAACATCTCGGTCATGACGATGATCTTTAAGGAGTCCTCGCCGGGTCACAGGTCCCGCTGTGAAGAAGATGATGTCGTCGTGGCGATGGACAGCAAGAGCCAGCAGATTTTACACTACCAGAAAACACAGGGGATAAAGAAGCTGCACTTTCCAATG aaCATTTTCCACTGTGGGAGTGATGAGTTTGAAGTCAGGCATGACCTCCTGGACTCCCACATCAGTATCTGCTCTCCGCAG GTTGCTGAACTTTTTACAGATAACTTTGACTACCAAACCAGGGACGATTTCGTCCGAGGGATATTGGTCAACGAAGAG ATCCTCGGCAATCAGATCCACATGCACGTCACCAAGGACGGCTACGGCGTCCGAGTTTCCAACTTGCTCATGTACGATTCCGTGTCGTCAGACTTTGTGCGTCGATGGTTTTACCCCCTTACGCCGGAGTCCAACTTCACGGACCAGGAGGGACGCAGCTGCACCTACTCTCGCCATAATGTCTACCGGGGATCCGGGGTCAGCCTGGGCCACGGCAGCCAGATGGTGGAAAACATTCTTATAGGCTGCGACACCAGCATAGGTGCCAACTGCTGCATCTCCAACAGCGTCATTGGCGACAACTGCACCATTG gTGACAATGTGACCCTGGACCATGCCTACATCTGGAATGATGTTCACATTGCCAGTAACGTGGCGATCAGACAGTCTGTGGTCTGTGATAAGGCCAAGGTCAAAGAGGGGGTGACCCTGAATAAGCAGTGTGTCCTGGCATATAAT GTGGTGATCGGGCCGAACATATCTCTGCCAGAAGGAACCGTTGTGTCCATGCACCACCCAgacgaggaagaggatgaggacGCTGACGAGTTCCTCAGTGATGACGCCGAGGTTGGGCAGAGTAAAgacaaaaccaaacagaaaa TTTTTAACCCAGCAGAGGTTGGAGCAGAAGGGAAAGGTTACATTTGGAAGGCCGGCGGTCTGGATGacgcagaggaagaggagctgtcCCAGTGTCTGTGGG GTTTGGTGTTGAACCCGGATCCTGAGAGCGACAGCGAGGACAGTGAACCTGACGACCCCGATGACCTCATGATTCCCTCACCTGAGATGGACGATGTTAAAG TCTTCCAGATGGAGGTGATGGGGACTCTGCAGAGAGGTCTGGAGGAGAACATCGGCTGCGACAACCTGGTGCTGGAGATCAACTCTCTGAA GTACGCCTACAACATCAGTCTGAAGGAGGTGATGCAGATATTAACCAGCGTGGTGCTGGAGTACCCCTTCCAGCAGCAGGGCCCCAACCTCACTCCTTCACAATACGTCGCTCTGCTTCTACCT CTGTTGAAGAAATGGGCACCAGTCTTTAAGAACTATGTGAAGAGAGCCCAGGACCACCTAGACTGCTTAGCTGCCTTTGAGGAACACTTTCTGGAGCAGGAGAGCCACTGGCCTGCTATGGTCAAG GTCCTCATGAGCATGTACGAGCTGGAGATCCTGGAGGAGGAGATGATACTGCGCTGGTTTTCTCAGGGAGCCACGACAGACGCAAGCAGACGGCTCCGAAAGAACCAGGGG CTTCAGAAGTTCATCCACTGGCTGGAAGAGGCAGAGGAGTCTTCAGAAGAAGACGGGGAGTAA
- the LOC102216524 gene encoding mitochondrial ubiquitin ligase activator of nfkb 1-A-like: protein MGDSSPNPLVLIGMGTSIAFSGLFYKLYREKKEEIKMLKKIPVFKPDDHLLKVLNASSHKRLQYVAVEGVVQADGEVLQSKFVPRCHGVIQKVVVEERWKYWNYLTRTWNSRTINKNETNNSVPFSLVQPGSYIADVHVKVQNPLEASGCHMEWVYSKMRRAQEGLAEMVVQGLSGEKPVAMVESEQMLRVGSSLTGFGEVVLEGGRVVSLRAPQDGRSYILVPSDYRSFMDRHEASASMWKTLTAMTGLTGASLFAAVLYKAFGKQDDRSR from the exons ATGGGTGACTCTTCTCCAAACCCCTTGGTGTTGATCGGTATGGGCACTAGCATTGCCTTCTCCGGTTTGTTTTATAAGCTCTACCGGGAAAAGAAGGAGGAGATAAAAATGCTCAAG AAAATCCCAGTTTTCAAACCTGATGATCATTTACTTAAAGTGCTGAACGCATCTTCGCACAAACGACTCCAGTATGTTGCTGTTGAAG GCGTTGTTCAGGCTGATGGGGAGGTCCTGCAAAGCAAATTTGTCCCTCGATGCCATGGTGTGATTCAGAAGGTTGTGGTGGAAGAGCGCTGGAAATACTGGAACTATCTCACCAGGACTTG GAACTCCCGGACAATCAACAAGAATGAGACCAACAACTCTGTCCCCTTCAGTTTAGTCCAGCCCGGTTCTTACATCGCCGACGTTCACGTGAAGGTGCAGAACCCCCTGGAGGCCTCGGGGTGCCACATGGAGTGGGTTTACTCCAAAATGAGACGCGCTCAGGAGGGTCTGGCGGAGATGGTGGTGCAGGGTCTGAGTGGCGAGAAACCTGTGGCCATGGTGGAGAGCGAACAGATGCTGCGTGTGGGAAGCAGCCTGACGGGGTTCGGAGAGGTGGTGCTGGAGGGTGGCCGGGTCGTCAGCCTGCGGGCCCCGCAGGACGGACGCAGCTACATCCTGGTGCCCAGCGACTACAGGAGCTTCATGGACAGACACGAGGCTTCGGCCAGCATGTGGAAGACGCTGACGGCTATGACCGGCCTCACCGGGGCTTCTCTGTTCGCCGCCGTCTTGTACAAAGCGTTCGGAAAACAGGACGACAGATCCAGATAG